The DNA region TTTTGACCTAACCCCGAAAGACCTAAAAGATTTCTATCGTATAAGATAGATATGAACCCGATGGGGAGGATCTGGTGGTATGGATGGGATATAAGATGTGAGATGTAGGATGCAAGATACAAGATACGGGATACAGGATACAAGGAGGGTGAAAGAAACGAGGTGAAAGGCGATGGCTAAACCGATGAACATACTCCTGAGCGAGGAGCTGATAGAGAGGATATCCGAGATGTCCAGGGAGGAGGGCATAAGCAGGGCGGAGTTCATAAGGCGGGCGCTGGACAGTTACATACGGATAAAGGAGAAGGAGAGGAAACGAAGGGAGATCCAAAGGGCCATAGCCATCCAGGACCAGCTCCGAAAACAGACGCCCCCCTGGAACGGAATCGAGGAGCTCAGAAGACAGAGGGAGGGAAGAGGATGACCGACCGATACGTGCTCGATTCATCCGTCGTGATAAAATGGTTCTCCCAGACCGATGATCCCGACATCGAAAAGGCGCTGAAACTCCGATACGACCACATGGAGGAGAGATGTATCCTCACCGCCCCGAGCCTGATGCTCTGCGAGGTGGCGAACGTGCTGAGGTTTAAGCCGGGCTTCGACGAGGAGAAGGTGAAGACGGCGCTGGAGAGCCTGTCGCTGATGCATATCGATATCCTCCCCATCGATCCCGACCTCTGCGCCGAGGCCGTCGAGATAGCCTATGAAAGGGAGCTGACGGTCTACGACTCATACTTCATCGCCCTCGCCCATAAGCTCGATTGTAAGCTCATAACGGCGGATGAGAAACTGTATGAGAGGGCATCCGATATCCCCTGGGTGATCCCCCTTTCCGAACTGTAACGCCCGCAGTCGGCTGTCCGCCGCCTATACTATAGGTCATTTATCGTCATTTGTTGTCATTGATAGTCATTTGTAGTCATTCAAAATGACGGCGAAGCCGATTGGAAAACGTTAAAACGTTGAACGTTGGAACGTTAAACGTTCTAATGACGGCGAATTTGATCGTAGCTTTGCTCTTAGCTATCGCCTTGCCATCTTTCGCCGAGCTAACCCCACGGATTTTCCACCCGACCTCCTGAGAGGTTTTCTGAGCGCTTGAAAGGGTCGAAGGTGGCTCATGTATCAGGCCCGTCCGAAAGAACGGCTCAGAGAAGCTCTCAGAGGGTCGTTTTTCGCAAGGAGGAGATATCATGGGGACTGGGGAAAGAAAAAGGAAGGTGAAGCTCTTCGCGCTAAGCCATTATATAGAGAAAGCGCTTGAGCTGGCCGAATATGAACGTGACGAGAATGGTGTGATAATCGCCAAAGTACCGGGGGCTTCTGGATTTTTTGCCCAGGGAGATACTTTTGAGGAAGCTCGTGAGAATCTACGGGACGTTATCGAAGGGAACGTCCTTTTAGCCTTACAGCTCGGAATGGAGATCCCCGTCTTAGAAGGTGTGTCCATCGAGGAACGAGATGTCGAAGCTATCGCCCCTTAAACCGATCCAAGTGATCCGTAAGCTGAGGAAAGCGGACGTCATATCCGAATGGTTCACCCTGAAAAAGGCAAGATCATTCCGATACCTATGCATAAAGGTAAGGATGTTAGTGTGGGTTTGATCCGAGCCATTCTCCGTGAGATAGATATTACCCCGGAGGAATGGAATCAGCTTTGACCGACCTCAATTCTCGCTGCCGGGCGGTTTTGGTTAACATAATGGTCCTTATCGGAAATTTTTGGGTAACCAAATGGTTATGGGATCAGGATATCAAGCGTAACCTGGCGTATCCAGATGAGAAGGAGACAGATAAGCGGTATGAGCTCGCCTTTTTTGGGCGGGCGGTTGATTCCCATCGAGGCGTAAACCGCCATGAACGGCATAAGCGGCATCCTATATCTGGTATGCCCGTAGACCAGTGCCAATATCAGGGAAAATCCCACCAGAAAGGTTAAGGTAAGCCACCACCATCTGTCCCTGGAAGATCTCATAAAACCGATCGCACCGAGCGAAACCGTCATGATATAGTATACGCCCACAAGGCCGATGAACCCCGTCCTCGCGAATCTGTCCATCCAGGGATAATACCCGTTCTTTATCCTCCCCACAGGGACCCTGTCTATCTCCCACATGTCCATGATCTTACCGACGAATCTTACAAGGAAGAGGTCGGGTCGACGAAGGATATATCCCAATGCCAGCTTATATCCGAGCTTGTTCCTCAAAACCGGATCATCTCCGGCTAACCTGAAGAGCTGGGATTTGATCTTCAGATCGTTCATCCCGGAAAACTTCCATGAGTGCTGAAGCGGGGTTTCGGGATTGTTGCCGTAGTAGAAGTTACATCCGCCGTTTGTGCTTATAAGGATGAGATGACCGTGGACCGAGTAGTTCCTGGCCGTCCACGGCAAAAGCACCACCATCACCATCACCATGAAGGCGATCAATCGGATGATCCCAGCCTTTCCCCTATGTGGAACCTGCCATATCAGCCAGACCAGGAAAAGCGGAATGAAGGCCAGGAGCACTTCCCTAGTTAGCATTGCCATACCGTAAAGCAGACCGCTTCCAGCAAAGAGGAGGATTCCCTTCCGTCCTCTCATCTTCATCCCAACAGCCATAAGGTATAAAAAGCCCAGGAACAACGCCATGAAGACCGTCTCAGAATAGAGATAGCCCGTATAGGCTACAGCCGTCGGGTAGAAAGCCCATATCAGACCGCCGATAGTCCCAGCCTTCTCTCCCTTTATCTCCCCCCCCAGCAGATACAGCAGCAGAGCGGCTACCGCTCCGATCAACGCCTGAAAGAGCCTCACGGCCATATGGTTTCCGATTCCAAAAACCGCATATATAGCTGCCAGGAAGAAGGGATATCCTGGGGGACGGTATGAGTAGGGACATCCTGGATATTCGGTGAACTGGTGATATTTCAGCAGATTAGTCGCTATACGGTCATAGTCGATCTCATCGTTCCATAGTCTATCCTCGCCTAAAAAGGCGATCGGTATCCTTATCACCAGAGCTGATATAAAGATGAGCACTCCGATCTTCCATCTCATTTCTTCGGCACCTTGTAAAGCTGCTAACCACGAGGAGGAGATAGAAATCCTCGTTCTTAGCTCCTCGCTCCTTCCACACGGATCGGGTCTCTACTATGCTTAGCGATAATATGGGTGACTAAAATAGGTATATCGCCCCGATAGCCGTGAGCGCCCAGAGGAAAATATCGGTCAGAATAGGCCTGTCGCTCAACAGGTTCAGGGTGGGGTCGCCTCTATCGCCCCGGTGATATACCAGATACTGATATCTGAAAAGCCCGTAGAGGACGAAGGGAACCGTCAACAGCAATCTCCTATCGCCGACATGAGCTATCGTTTGAGGACTGATGGTGTAGAGCACATAGGCGATTATAGTCGCTCCTCCGATCACCAGCAGCATCTGATCCAGATAATACGGATTGTACTCGGAGAGCACGGCCCTATGAGATGCGGCGTCCTCGAGGTTCATGATCTCATGTCGTCTTTTGGAAAATCCCAGAAACAGCGCCAGCAAGCCCGTGCAGATCAGTATCCAATGTGAGGGCATAACCGATATGACCATTGCTCCTCCTAAGACCCTCAGGATAAACCCCGCCGCTATTGAGAACACGTCCAATATAACCACATGCTTGAGCTTGAAGGTGTAGAACACGTTGATCGTCAGATATGAGGCGGCGATCAGGCCGAAACCCGTGCCGATGCTGAACGCCCAAGAGATGGAGAGGACCATCAGGCCGATCGATAGGAGGATCGCTCCCCAGATCGGAATCTGTCCGGAGGCGATCGGCCTCTTCCTCTTGGCAGGGTGTATCCTGTCCTCGTTAACATCGATCAAGTCATTCAACACGTAGACGCCGCTTGAGAGGAGGCAGAAACAGAGGAAAGCCTCCATAGTTCTTATGACGGCGGAGGGATTAGCAAGCGATCCCGAGAACAGAAGCGGCCCCAGGAGGAACCCGTTTTTCACCCACTGGTGTGGTCTGATCAGATGCAGGAGAGCCGCCAGTCGCCTCGTTACGGAGTTACCTTTGATGTGGATTTTCACCGAATCTATGGCTGCAGAAAGCACTTTACCTTTACCTCCTTATCCTCAGATCTATTCGGTGATAATCCTTCCCCGGTATGGTCTGATCGAGAAACTCGAATCCGCGAACTTTCCCATTTAGCTTTCTAGCGAGAAAGGATCTGCTGTAATAAACCCATGAGACGCCTTTTCTTCGTCGTTTCAGGAGTCCGTATTTAATCAGGTCATACGGCCTGCGCAGAGATGGAATGAGCCCGAGCCTGGCTTTGAACCTGCGGAGAGGATCGAGGTCCTGGGTGTCATACCTCCAGGTCTCCAGAGTTGGGATATCCCCTATAAGGATTACCCCGCCGGGCTTACACACCCTGAGGAGCTCTGAAAGGGCTCTGGCGCCATAGTTTCGGGAGGGGAAATCGTGGAATACGCTATAGCAGAGGACCCTATCGAAGGATTCATCGGGAAAGGGCAGAGCGGCAGCCTCCGCCACGTAGAATTTCAACCCCTTTTCCCCGTATGTCTCTACGGCGCGGCGGATCATCCGCTCGGAGAAATCAATGCCCACCACGCTGTGAGCGACTTTTGATATCTCAAATGAGAGTCTCCCGGTGGCACAGCCGACCTCAAGGACGTTATCTCCCTCACTCACCTTCAGCTTATCGATCACATCCTTAACCATATATCCGTATACCTGTTCGGGGGAGTATCCGTCGGAGAACCTATACCCATGGGCGGCTATCCAATCTCCGATAAGCGCCCTTTCCTCCCATTCATGGCGCCACATTTCAAACCTTATCCTTTCCTCATCAGTCATCTTTTCTCCTCCTCGCCATCAACTCGAACTTCCCCTTCACCCATCTGAGAGGACCGATCTTTCTCAAAAGCGGTTTGAGGTATAGAAGGATAAAGGGTGAGGCTACGTTAAATATAA from Candidatus Poribacteria bacterium includes:
- a CDS encoding type II toxin-antitoxin system VapC family toxin, coding for MTDRYVLDSSVVIKWFSQTDDPDIEKALKLRYDHMEERCILTAPSLMLCEVANVLRFKPGFDEEKVKTALESLSLMHIDILPIDPDLCAEAVEIAYERELTVYDSYFIALAHKLDCKLITADEKLYERASDIPWVIPLSEL
- a CDS encoding class I SAM-dependent methyltransferase, whose protein sequence is MTDEERIRFEMWRHEWEERALIGDWIAAHGYRFSDGYSPEQVYGYMVKDVIDKLKVSEGDNVLEVGCATGRLSFEISKVAHSVVGIDFSERMIRRAVETYGEKGLKFYVAEAAALPFPDESFDRVLCYSVFHDFPSRNYGARALSELLRVCKPGGVILIGDIPTLETWRYDTQDLDPLRRFKARLGLIPSLRRPYDLIKYGLLKRRRKGVSWVYYSRSFLARKLNGKVRGFEFLDQTIPGKDYHRIDLRIRR
- a CDS encoding type II toxin-antitoxin system HicB family antitoxin; its protein translation is MGTGERKRKVKLFALSHYIEKALELAEYERDENGVIIAKVPGASGFFAQGDTFEEARENLRDVIEGNVLLALQLGMEIPVLEGVSIEERDVEAIAP
- a CDS encoding ribbon-helix-helix protein, CopG family, producing the protein MAKPMNILLSEELIERISEMSREEGISRAEFIRRALDSYIRIKEKERKRREIQRAIAIQDQLRKQTPPWNGIEELRRQREGRG
- a CDS encoding decaprenyl-phosphate phosphoribosyltransferase, which gives rise to MLSAAIDSVKIHIKGNSVTRRLAALLHLIRPHQWVKNGFLLGPLLFSGSLANPSAVIRTMEAFLCFCLLSSGVYVLNDLIDVNEDRIHPAKRKRPIASGQIPIWGAILLSIGLMVLSISWAFSIGTGFGLIAASYLTINVFYTFKLKHVVILDVFSIAAGFILRVLGGAMVISVMPSHWILICTGLLALFLGFSKRRHEIMNLEDAASHRAVLSEYNPYYLDQMLLVIGGATIIAYVLYTISPQTIAHVGDRRLLLTVPFVLYGLFRYQYLVYHRGDRGDPTLNLLSDRPILTDIFLWALTAIGAIYLF
- a CDS encoding glycosyltransferase family 39 protein, with the protein product MRWKIGVLIFISALVIRIPIAFLGEDRLWNDEIDYDRIATNLLKYHQFTEYPGCPYSYRPPGYPFFLAAIYAVFGIGNHMAVRLFQALIGAVAALLLYLLGGEIKGEKAGTIGGLIWAFYPTAVAYTGYLYSETVFMALFLGFLYLMAVGMKMRGRKGILLFAGSGLLYGMAMLTREVLLAFIPLFLVWLIWQVPHRGKAGIIRLIAFMVMVMVVLLPWTARNYSVHGHLILISTNGGCNFYYGNNPETPLQHSWKFSGMNDLKIKSQLFRLAGDDPVLRNKLGYKLALGYILRRPDLFLVRFVGKIMDMWEIDRVPVGRIKNGYYPWMDRFARTGFIGLVGVYYIMTVSLGAIGFMRSSRDRWWWLTLTFLVGFSLILALVYGHTRYRMPLMPFMAVYASMGINRPPKKGELIPLICLLLIWIRQVTLDILIP
- a CDS encoding type II toxin-antitoxin system HicA family toxin gives rise to the protein MVHPEKGKIIPIPMHKGKDVSVGLIRAILREIDITPEEWNQL